TCCCGGGTGATAAGGGTGCCGTTGGGAGCCATTACGCAGCGAAGTCCAAGGCTGGATGCATAAGCAACCAGATCAAACACATCGGGCCTGAGCAAGGGTTCGCCTCCGGTAAAGATAACCACCGGGTCCCCGGTTGCCGGGAAAGTATCAATCAGGTCCATGGCTTCTTTTGTTGTCAGTTCGCCTGCAAATGGTTCAGGATGGGCTTCGGCCCGGCAATGCTTGCAGGCCAGATTACAGGACCGGGTTATTTCCCAGGCCACAAGGCGTAAAGGGAGTGTCTTGGTCGAATGATTGTGGTTAGGATGCATCTACTGGTTTTCCTTGAGCCAGGACAGGATCTCCCGGGCATAGTAGGTGATAATGATCTCAGCGCCTGCTCTTTTGATGGAAGTCATTGATTCCATCACGATTTTTTTCTCATCAATATGCCCCAGACCTGCTCCGGCTTTGATCAGGCTGTACTCTCCACTGACATGATAAGCAGCAACAGGCAGGGTGAAATTGTGGCGCAGGTCTCTGATTATGTCCAGATAGGGCAGGGCAGGCTTGACCATGAGGATGTCGGCCCCTTCGTTGATATCGGCCTGGGCCTCGCGCATGGCTTCCCTGGAGTTGGCCGGATCCATCTGATAGGTTTTCCGGTCACCGAATGCCGGAGCGCTGTGAGCGGCATCTCTAAAGGGGCCGTAATAGGCTGAGGCATATTTTACTGCATAGGACATGATTGGCAGGTCAAGAAAACCTTCCTGGTCCAGCACCTTCCGGATGTGACTTACCCGGCCGTCCATCATGTCTGACGGGGCGACCATGTCTGCCCCTGCCCGGGCGTGGGACAGGGCTGTACTGCCAAGAAGCTCCAGGCTTTGATCGTTGAGGACCTTACCCTTCTCTATGATTCCACAATGGCCGTGATCCATGTACTCGCAAAGGCAGACGTCTGTAATCACCACCAGATCAGGAAAGTCGGACTTGAGTTCAGCCACGGCCTTCTGGATGATTCCGTCCGGGGCGTAGCCCTGGGATGCTGTGCCGTCCTTATGTTCTGGGATCCCGAACAGGATGACTGCGGTCAGGCCCAGGTTGACATCCTTGGCCACGCGTTTTTTCAGGCTGGCCAGACCCAGCTGGGACTGACCAGGCATTGATGCAATAGGCTTTTCAAAATCCGGCTCAACCCCGTCCAGTACAAAGTACGGCTGAACCAGATCTTTTGGATTGATCAGGTTTTCTCTGACCAGGCCCCTGATGGCGGGGGTTTTGCGAAGTCTTCGACCCCTAAAAAATAAAGACAAGGCTAATCTCCTTTTATTTCCTGGTCAGTAAGGTAGCAGGCCGGATCCTGGGCCCATATGTCGCCATAAAAAGCTTCAGCCCTGGCCCTGAAGTTCCCGGCACAGACCTTCAGGAATCTGCACTCTGCACACCTTCCGCCAACATATCTTTTCTTATCCTTGAGCTTTGCCAGAAGATCTATTGAGGGATCATCCCAGATCTCAGAAAACGGACGCTCCAGCACATTTCCAAAGGTGTGGTTGCGCCAGAATTGATCGGGATGGACACTGCCATCCCAGGATATACAGCCTATACCCCGTCCCGAATTATTACCTTCGTTGAACTGCAGGAGTTCAAACACCTCCCTGGCTCTGTCAGGGTTTTCCTTTAAAAGACGGAGATAAATATAGGGACCGTCAGCATGATTGTCCACAGTCAGGACTTCTTTGGGCAGTCCGGATTCATAGAGGTCTCTGGTCTGATCAATGATCAGGTCCACCAGTTCTCTGGTACCCTGATGAGTCAGGTCTTCCTTGATGAGCTGGGAGCCACGTCCAGAGTAGACCAGATGGTAAAAACAGACTCTGGGGATTTCCATGTCCCTGAGGATGTTGAATATCTTTGGAACTTCGGCAATGTTCCGCCGGTTGACCGTAAAACGCAGCCCCACTTTGAGTCCCTCGGCCTGGCAGTTCTCAACTCCCTGCATTGCCTTTTTAAATGAGCCGGGTACCCCTCTGAACAGGTCATGGACTTTCTGGTCTCCGTCAATGGAGATGCCCACGTAGGAAAGACCGACCTGTTTGAGTTCCCTGGCCTTGGCCTTGGTGATAAGAGTGCCATTGGTGGATATGACCGCCCGCATCCCTTGGTTCACGGCGTGGCTGGCCAGCTCTGCCAGATCATTCCGGACCAGGGGTTCACCCCCGGAGAAAAGCATGACCGGAGCTCCGTACTCTGCCAAGTCATTAATAATTTCCTTGCCCCTGGAAGTGTCTATTTCGTCATGTCCGGACACCTCACTGGCCTGGGCGTAACAGTGGACACATTTCAAATTGCAGCGTTTGGTCATGTTCCAGACCACAACTGGTTTTTTGTCTTTGGAAAACTGGAGCAGATGGGAAGGAAGCTTTCCAGCCTCGCGGCCATAGCGCAAAGCATCAGATGGTTCAATAGAGGCACAATAGAGTTTTGATATTCCTATCATTTTTTATCCTTGATTAAGTTTTTTCCCGTGCATTATTGCAGGATATCAGTGGGTGGAGGAGCATGGTGGATGCTTTCAACAACCTGCCTGCGGGAAGCCAGGATGCTTTCTTTAAGTTCCTGCCTGGTTTCCGGCGGAATCTTTAAAAAGTCCCTGCTGTCAACAAGCTGGGAAAGGGTCTCCATCTCCTGTTTGATTTTCCTGAGTTTTTCCGTAGTGCTGTCCTGTTCAGGGGCAATTCTGGCCGCTATTTCAGCCAGGTACATGAGTTCCCTGGCCAGATCCTGGAATTCCCTGGCCTTGATCTGGCTGTGCAGGCGTCTTTTAGAAAAAAGCGCCTGAAAAAAAGTTTTGACTTTGGCCAACATTGTCTGATCACACCTTCAATTTTGACTGTATTTTCAGTACATGAAGACAGCCAGAACCATGATCACCACCAGAGGGGTGAGCATGGCCATGACAACCCTGACAAAGGACGTCTCATGAATCTGCTTATAACCAATAATGGTCACACCCAGAGACCACAAGGCCCCGATCAGGGGACCTAAAAACGGCAGCAGTCCCAGGATCATGGGAGCACTTCCATAGGCCGTGGCTCTGAAAGTTCCTTCAAAGCCGGATTTTCCGGCCTGGAAAAAAGTGAGAAACAGGTGGGTCACGCCTGAAGCGATGAACAGCCACAAGCCCATGAACAGGGGATAAACTATGACGATAAAGAATGAACCAAGGCCCATCATGCCCATACCCAGGCCCCCGGCTCCGTGGTGAGCGGTTGTGGGAAAAAAACCAGCCATATTCCAGATGAATGTCGCCATGGCCTGCAGGACTGAAATAATCAGGAAGAAGGCCAAGGGCATGACCAGACCTTTGAAGGGCATTTTATAGAAGAAATGGGACGGAGCCAGCATCACCCTTTTTACAGTCTCAATAAAACCCGGAAAAAAACCCGTCTGTTCAAGGTTCTCCCATGGGACTTCATACCCCTGACTCTGGACAGACTCTGGTTCAGGATGATCGGATTCACCCAAGTCCTCCAGGCTGGACCAGATAGAGTCATTTTCCTGGCCATCCTGTTGGGCTGAACCTGGTTGATCAGATTCGGTTTGCGGGGATGAAATTTTCTGTTCTGGCGGAGATGGAACCTCTTCCAGTACAAAGTCCTGTGGTTCCAGCGTCCTGAATCTGAACTTTTCTCCGCACTTGGGGCAAGTGGCCTTTTCCGCTTTGGGCGGTATTTTTTCGTCAGGTACATTCTGCAGAAATTGGCATTTAGGGCAGATAATCCGCATCAGGCTATCCTTGAGGTGCTGGGTGAATCCGGCAGACAACTGCCGGATTCGGATTTTGATCCATTATTTAGGCATTAATCACTGGTCAGACAAGTCTATCCAGATAAAAGAGTGGAATCAAGTTCATAAATCAGGGCCAAAAAAAAGGGGTCCATGGGGACCCCTTGAGTGGTGAATTTTGAAGAAAATCACTTTAACTTGCTGGATTGAATTATTTCTGCAAAGGCGGAACCGATTTTTTTGAGCATGGTGATGACTTCGTCGATGATTTCAGTATCCATTTTAAGGTTGGCCATGAGCAGCCTGGACTGGCAGAACAGATAAAGGGCATGGAGGTTCTGGGCCAGTTCTCCGCCTTTTTCCGCATTAAGGCTGGCATCAAGTTCAGCGATTACATCCAGGGCCTTGGAAATGAGGTTGCCTTTTTCCTGGAAGTCCTTTTCCTGGATTTTTATTTTGGATTGCTCCAGGAATTTTATGGCTGCTTCAAAGAGCAAAACCACTATCTCTTCCTGGCTTGTGGTGTTGACCTTGGTCTTGAAATACGCCTTGGCTGCGCTGCTGTACATCAGGAATGTCTCCCTTTTGATTCAAATGTGCTTTCCCTGTCCGGGTCAGTATAATTATCGGACAAAAGGATGTTCACTTAAGTAAAAATGATTGCGGCTAATCCTGGCTCAGCATATTAAGCTGAGCGTTCATGGAGTTCTGCAGGCCGTCATAAAAACCAAGAAGCTCCTCCAGTCTGGCGAACTGCATACGCAGGTTCCTTTCGTATCTTTCAAGCCGCGTCTGTTCAAATTCAATTTTTTTGTCAATGTTCTTGATGATATCATTATAGTTTTTTTCGATTATGTTCAGGGTGCCGTTGCTGGGATCGGTCAATACTTTAAGGGCGTCCTGCAGCTCGTTGGCCTTGCCGGATTTCAGACGGACATTTCCTGAGTATTGTCCAGGGGTGAGGTTATCCACTTGAATGGAAAGACCTCTGGAGCCACCTTCTGTGGAAGTAATATAATTTCCGTCGATATTAGCCTTTTTGCCGTCAATGAATGCAGTTCCGGGAATTATGTTTCCGTCTGCTCCGACTTCGTATTCAACTTGGTAGTTTCCAGGCTGGGTGATGCCCCGGACCAGAGAGCCGATCCGGAAATCGCTGCTGCTGACCGAGGGGGCCAGGTCTGCACTGAAAAGTTCGGCCACTGCCTGGGGATTGCTGGCCAGGGCCTTGTCCAGCTCTGCCTCGTCAATTTTCAGGAGGCCAAAGGTTGGAGAGCCTCTGTCAACATCGGTGGTGATGCCCACAGTTGAAAAGGATGGATAGGGATCTCCCCCGGCCTGCCGGTCAAAGCCGATCCCAATGGAAGACAGGATGCTCTTGATCTGGCCCTGGACCATCTGGAGGCCGTAGTTGCCGGTCAGGACTGATCCGTCTCCTGATTCGCTGACTTTGCCCAGGTTATTCATGAGTGACAGCACTTCATTAACCTGATCGATAAAGGAATATATCTGCTCTTTAACGGCTTCAGGGTCATTGGCAACCGATATCTGGGCGCTACCTTCATTATAGAGGTTAAAGGTGATGCCCTGGATCACATCACTGATGGAGTTGGTGGACCTTTCGATCCAGCTGTCTTCCCCCTGAGGCCAGCCATTGACTTTAAGCTGAGCGTTCTGGGCTGTCTGGGAGGTGATAAAATTTGCCCCGCCGTCATAAAAAGCAGTTATGGTGGTTGAGTCATTAATGGTTACAGCCTTGTCCGCTCCAAGATCCATTCCCCTGATTTGCAGGAAATGCTGGCTTCCGTCGTTGACCAGGCTGGCCTTGATCCCTGGATTGTTAGGGTCAGTGTTGATGATATTAACGAAATTATCCAGGGTGGTGTTGTCAGGGATGTGAACACTGATCTCTTTGCCGGCATAGGTGTAGGAAAAAGTGTTTTCTCCCGGGCTGTTGACAGTGGCGTCTTTGCCTGAAAAACCCTGGCTGGAAAACATGATATGGTTCTGGGCCAGCTGTCCCACCTCAATATTATGGGTTCCCTCCTCAGCATTGTTCCCGGCAGAAGCGGTCAATACCCCTTCATTGGAAGAAGTAGTGCTTTTGACAAAGAATTTGTCAATGGAGTTCATTCCGGCCAGACTGGTCTGCAGGGAAACCATGGCCGTGTTCAGCTCACGAAGTCCTTCGTTTTTGTTTTCCCAGTCTTTTTTCCAAAGTTCAAGCCTGGCCACTCTGCGGTTTTCAATCTGAACCAGCTTGTCGATCATTTCATTGAAGTCGGTTCCTGATCCAAGACCTGTAAAGTGAATCCCGCCTGAGATCAGATTTTCAGTCAGTTCCGGCATTTTTGACTCCCTGGGAATAATTTTCCTGAAAAAACTTCTGGCAAAACTGAAGCAAAATTAATGCCTGTGAATAAAAAAGGGGCTGGTTCGCCCGGTGCGACCCAGCCCCTGTAAACGCAGGGCGTTTCCAGTCAGGTTAAAAGGGATTAACCACCGATGAGCTGCATGGCCATTCTGGGCAGGTTGTTGGCCTGGGAAAGCATGGCAACTGCAGACTGTGACAGGATCTGCTGACGGACGAATTCGGTCATCTCAGTGGCCACATCCACATCGGAGATCCGGGATTCAGCAGCCTGGATGTTCTCAGCCTGAATCTGCAGGTTGGTGATGGTGTTTTCCAGCCTGTTCTGCAGAGCACCAAGGTCGGCCCTCATTTTGTCCTTGGAAATGATGGCCTGTTCAATGGCGTCCAGGGCTTTCTGGGCATTGGCCTGGGTGGAGATGTTGTGTCCGTCCGCAGTGCTGGCGGCCTGGTTACCCACGCCCAGGGCCGAGGCAGTGGAGGTGCCAATGGCAATGTAGTAGTAGTCTTCCTTGAGGTCATTGCCGGTTCCAAAATGGATCTTCAATGGACCAGTGGAAGCAAGGCCGCTGCCATCATGATCAGTCCTCCATTCAGCCGGGTTGCCGGTGGCTGAGGAGGAGGAGAGATTGCCATTCAGCAGGTAGATGCCGTTGAACTTGGTGGCATTGGCAATACGGGTGATTTCCGAAGCCATGGCCTGATACTCGGAGTCAATGATCAGTCTCTGGTCCGAATTGTAAGTTCCAGTGGCTGCCTGTTCAGCCAGTTCTTTCATCCGGATGAGCTTTTCGTCGATGACCTGGAGAGCGCCGTCAGCGGTCTGGACCAGGGAGATGCCATCGTTGGCATTGCGGATGCCCTGATTCAGAGCGGCAATATCCGCCCGCATCAGCTCGCGAATGGCCAGTCCAGCAGCATCGTCAGCTGCTGTTCCCACCCTGAGTCCCGAAGAAAGCCTTCTGGTTGAGACACCAAGGTTTCCGTATGCCTGGGACAGGTTGCGGGCCGCATTCATGGCCATCATGTTAGTGTTGATTACTAATGACATGTTATTCCTCCTTGAAGTTTGGAAACGGCTTCCCTGCCGTTCCTCTTTTGATTTGATCTATATATCGACGTTGAGGAGGATTACTTTAGGATCTGGAGGAAATTTTATGCAGATTCTCTTCTGCATCGGACGGCCGCAGATATTCAGGACAGAGGGGATGGAGGTGCCAGGCAGACTCGGCGCATAACTCCAGAAGGATCTCGGGTCTTGGGAGGTCCCAGTATTCAGGCAGGATATTCCAGGATTCCGGAAAAAAAAGGTCCGGGTTTCTGCGAAGTCCACTTCCAAAGACGTGGATGTTTTTTTGGCTTTCAAGATCTGCCAGCTGGTCAAGATCCTCAAGGCTCATGTTTCGGGGAAGATGAGTAAGGGTCAGATCGGGCAGGGAGTAGCCGGCCAAATAAACCTGTCTGCGCCTGGAATGGATCAGAATCAGGGCTTTGCCGGTCATGATCCTTCCCGGCCCCCTGATCAGGGCCTCAAAATAGGAAATGGTGGACATGGGGATTCGGGTGGCCAGAGACAATCCCTGGGCATGGGCAAAAGCCATCCTGATGCCGGTAAAGCTTCCCGGACCACCAACGCAGGATACTCCGGCCAGATTCCCGGCCGGCAGACTGATGAAGTCCAGACCGGCCTTGATCATGGGGGCGATATGCCTCATGGCCCGTCCTGGGGTCAGGGCCTGTTGCGACCACAGAACCCGCTCCACTGTTCCAAAGACCACCTGGACGGTTTCTTCAGCACAGTTCAGGACCAGGTATATGGGCTGAGCAGATTCTGAATCAGGTCCCTGGAGCGACATTTACCTGAATATCCGCCAGAGGTCATTGAATATGGCCAGAGCCATCAAGGCCAGGAGCAGAGAGATACCGACCCTGGTGGCCATCTGCTTCATCCGTTCGTTAAGAGGCTTGCCCGTAATCATCTCTGCAGTGTAAAACACAATGTGTCCTCCATCTAGAACAGGTATGGGCAGAAGGTTGATAAGGCCCAGGTTGATACTGATCAGGGCTGTCAAGGCCAGGAGGTTGACCAGACCTTCATGGGTCTGTTCGCTGACCAGCTGGGCGATCATTATCGGGCCGCCTATGGTATCCAGGGGGATTATCCGCTCAATGAGCTTAATGATGCCCTGGACAGTGAGCTTCATGAGCATCCAGGTCTGGGCTGCTCCCTGGCCTGCAGCACTGAACATGCTCAGGGGGATGCTGACTGTTTCCCCGGATGCAATCACCCCGACCTGCGGGGTCTGAATATCCTCCCCGAAAATGTTCTGGCGGGTCACTATTTCCGGAACAAGACTGAAAGCAAGAACAGTCGAATTTCTTTGGATTTCGATCTGAAGTGGCTCTCCCCGGCTTTCCTGGATGTACATGACCATGTCATCCCAGTACACGACTTCATTGCCGTTGACTGATACTACTTTGTCTCCGGGCTGCAGTCCGGCCTGGTAGGCAGGACTTTCTTCGGCCACCTGACCGATTTCAGCTATGAGTTCCATCTGGCCATGAGCCCAGAAAAGTCCCCAGTATATAAACCAGGCCAGGACAAAGTTGAAAACCGGCCCAGCTGCAACTACCAGGATCCTCTGCCAGGGAGGGCGCTTGGCAAAGCTTTCCTGGGGGGTGAACTTATCCGGAAGGTTGTCATCTTCAGCCTCTCCCACCAGACTGACATATCCTCCAAGGGGGATTGCAGAAAGTCTGTACTCGGTCTTGCCAAAAACAAAGCTGAAAAGTTTTGGGCCAAATCCAAGGGAGAAGACTGAAACCCCGATCCCAAACAGTCTGGCCACCAGAAAATGCCCCAGTTCATGAAAGAAGATCAGCGCCCCAAGGACGAGAATTATGGCCAACGCACTTTCAAACATAATCTTAAGCCTCTATCCAGTCCTGGACCGTTTTTCTGGTCCGGGCGTCAAGGTTCAGGATCTCTTCAAGGGTTGTCATGGCTGATCCGCGGTGTTCATTCAGGGCCTTTTCATTCAAGGCAGGTATATCCATAAAGCCGATATGGCCGGCCAGAAATTTTTCAACGCATATTTCGTTGGCTGCATTGAGAACAACAGCGTGACTCGGCCCCTTTTCCAGAGCTGAAACTGCTAAGCCAAGGCACGGAAATACCTTGCTGTCCGGTCTGAAAAAGCTCAGATTTTCAATTGTCGACAGATCAAGAGCCTCAAGATCCACGTTTAACCGGTCTGGATAACCAAGACAGTGGGCAATGGGGATCTGCATGTCAGGCATGCCCATATGGGCCAGGAGGGAACCATCGGAATAAGCCACCAGGGAGTGAACAATGCTCTGGGGATGGACCAGAACTCTGATTTTTTCTACAGGCAGCCCGAACAGATGATGGGCTTCAATAATCTCCAGACCCTTGTTCATCATTGTGGCCGAGTCAATGCTTATTTTGGCCCCCATGGACCAGTTGGGGTGGGCCAGGGCCTGATCAGGAGTTACCTTGTGCATGAATCCAGGATCCTTGTCTCTGAAGGGGCCTCCTGAGGCAGTAATGATGATGGAGTCCACTTCAGAAAAATTATGCCCCTGCAAGGCCTGAAAAACTGCATTATGTTCGGAATCGACCGGAAGGATGAGGCCACCGGAAGCAGCGCATTCCTGCCGGATGAGGTGCCCGGCCAGAACCAGGGACTCCTTGTTGGCCAGCAGAACTGCTTTTCCTGCCCTGATCGCGGCCATGGTCGGCACAAGTCCGGCTGCTCCGACCATGGCTGAGAGGACCATGCCGGCACTGTCCATGGAGGCCATACCAGCATACCCGTCAGGACCGTAAACTATTTCCGGACTATATCCTTTATCCAGCAGAAGCCTGAGGCTCTGAGCCAGCTCTGAGTCCAGGACCCCCAGGACCGGCGGTCTGAACTCATTGGCCTGCTTTGCCAGCAGGAAGATGTTTCTGGCTCCGGCCAGTCCCGAAATCCTGAATTTCTGAAAGTTTTTGCGGACCACTTCAAGGGCACTGGTTCCTATGGATCCGGTGGAGCCCAGGATTACCAGAGACCGTTCTGCAGGAACGACCCGGGATATGTCTAGAGAGGATATGTAGGATATCAATTCAGTTTATTAAAAAATTTTAAATATTGTGTTGAATAAAACATAAACCGGCAAAAGCAAGAGCAGACTGTCAATACGGTCCAGTATCCCACCGTGTCCCGGGAGTATCTGTCCAGAATCCTTGACTTTATTCCATCTCTTTAAGGATGATTGAAAGAAATCCCCCAGCTGGGCAGCCATATTGAGAACCAGGCCCAGGACCAGATAGTGTTTCCAGGACCCCTGTCCAAACAAAGCTCCGGTGACAAGACAGACCGCAAGGCACAGGATCAGGCCACCAAAACTTCCTGACCATGTTTTTTTGGGGCTTATTACCGGCCAGATTTTTTTGCCTCCCAGCCAGGATCCAGTGTAGTATGCTCCTGTGTCCGATGCAAAGGTGGCTGCCAGAACCAGGATGATTTCCACACCAGATAAATTAAAGAACAGACTCAACACCAGAGGCACATAAAACAGTCCACCGATCACGATTATATAGTCCCTGAACTCAGCCTGATCTTTATTTCTTGAGTATTCAACAAGAAAAACAAGCCAGATCGCCCAGAACAAAAGGACCAGGAAAAGGACAGGGTTGTGGGTCCATCCAAGCCCGGAGTCAAGGATGAATAAAGTACCTCCGAAAACGCCCAGACTCT
This genomic window from Desulfonatronovibrio hydrogenovorans DSM 9292 contains:
- the ahbC gene encoding 12,18-didecarboxysiroheme deacetylase — protein: MIGISKLYCASIEPSDALRYGREAGKLPSHLLQFSKDKKPVVVWNMTKRCNLKCVHCYAQASEVSGHDEIDTSRGKEIINDLAEYGAPVMLFSGGEPLVRNDLAELASHAVNQGMRAVISTNGTLITKAKARELKQVGLSYVGISIDGDQKVHDLFRGVPGSFKKAMQGVENCQAEGLKVGLRFTVNRRNIAEVPKIFNILRDMEIPRVCFYHLVYSGRGSQLIKEDLTHQGTRELVDLIIDQTRDLYESGLPKEVLTVDNHADGPYIYLRLLKENPDRAREVFELLQFNEGNNSGRGIGCISWDGSVHPDQFWRNHTFGNVLERPFSEIWDDPSIDLLAKLKDKKRYVGGRCAECRFLKVCAGNFRARAEAFYGDIWAQDPACYLTDQEIKGD
- a CDS encoding phosphatidate cytidylyltransferase → MNLTSHHKRILTALLLLPVLGGALYAGGMVKAAVIALLGLLGLWEFYGLFWPGRRRAVLKSLGVFGGTLFILDSGLGWTHNPVLFLVLLFWAIWLVFLVEYSRNKDQAEFRDYIIVIGGLFYVPLVLSLFFNLSGVEIILVLAATFASDTGAYYTGSWLGGKKIWPVISPKKTWSGSFGGLILCLAVCLVTGALFGQGSWKHYLVLGLVLNMAAQLGDFFQSSLKRWNKVKDSGQILPGHGGILDRIDSLLLLLPVYVLFNTIFKIF
- the hemB gene encoding porphobilinogen synthase, whose protein sequence is MSLFFRGRRLRKTPAIRGLVRENLINPKDLVQPYFVLDGVEPDFEKPIASMPGQSQLGLASLKKRVAKDVNLGLTAVILFGIPEHKDGTASQGYAPDGIIQKAVAELKSDFPDLVVITDVCLCEYMDHGHCGIIEKGKVLNDQSLELLGSTALSHARAGADMVAPSDMMDGRVSHIRKVLDQEGFLDLPIMSYAVKYASAYYGPFRDAAHSAPAFGDRKTYQMDPANSREAMREAQADINEGADILMVKPALPYLDIIRDLRHNFTLPVAAYHVSGEYSLIKAGAGLGHIDEKKIVMESMTSIKRAGAEIIITYYAREILSWLKENQ
- a CDS encoding YIP1 family protein, with protein sequence MRIICPKCQFLQNVPDEKIPPKAEKATCPKCGEKFRFRTLEPQDFVLEEVPSPPEQKISSPQTESDQPGSAQQDGQENDSIWSSLEDLGESDHPEPESVQSQGYEVPWENLEQTGFFPGFIETVKRVMLAPSHFFYKMPFKGLVMPLAFFLIISVLQAMATFIWNMAGFFPTTAHHGAGGLGMGMMGLGSFFIVIVYPLFMGLWLFIASGVTHLFLTFFQAGKSGFEGTFRATAYGSAPMILGLLPFLGPLIGALWSLGVTIIGYKQIHETSFVRVVMAMLTPLVVIMVLAVFMY
- a CDS encoding flagellin is translated as MSLVINTNMMAMNAARNLSQAYGNLGVSTRRLSSGLRVGTAADDAAGLAIRELMRADIAALNQGIRNANDGISLVQTADGALQVIDEKLIRMKELAEQAATGTYNSDQRLIIDSEYQAMASEITRIANATKFNGIYLLNGNLSSSSATGNPAEWRTDHDGSGLASTGPLKIHFGTGNDLKEDYYYIAIGTSTASALGVGNQAASTADGHNISTQANAQKALDAIEQAIISKDKMRADLGALQNRLENTITNLQIQAENIQAAESRISDVDVATEMTEFVRQQILSQSAVAMLSQANNLPRMAMQLIGG
- the fliS gene encoding flagellar export chaperone FliS — encoded protein: MYSSAAKAYFKTKVNTTSQEEIVVLLFEAAIKFLEQSKIKIQEKDFQEKGNLISKALDVIAELDASLNAEKGGELAQNLHALYLFCQSRLLMANLKMDTEIIDEVITMLKKIGSAFAEIIQSSKLK
- the rseP gene encoding RIP metalloprotease RseP; amino-acid sequence: MFESALAIILVLGALIFFHELGHFLVARLFGIGVSVFSLGFGPKLFSFVFGKTEYRLSAIPLGGYVSLVGEAEDDNLPDKFTPQESFAKRPPWQRILVVAAGPVFNFVLAWFIYWGLFWAHGQMELIAEIGQVAEESPAYQAGLQPGDKVVSVNGNEVVYWDDMVMYIQESRGEPLQIEIQRNSTVLAFSLVPEIVTRQNIFGEDIQTPQVGVIASGETVSIPLSMFSAAGQGAAQTWMLMKLTVQGIIKLIERIIPLDTIGGPIMIAQLVSEQTHEGLVNLLALTALISINLGLINLLPIPVLDGGHIVFYTAEMITGKPLNERMKQMATRVGISLLLALMALAIFNDLWRIFR
- a CDS encoding 1-deoxy-D-xylulose-5-phosphate reductoisomerase — protein: MISYISSLDISRVVPAERSLVILGSTGSIGTSALEVVRKNFQKFRISGLAGARNIFLLAKQANEFRPPVLGVLDSELAQSLRLLLDKGYSPEIVYGPDGYAGMASMDSAGMVLSAMVGAAGLVPTMAAIRAGKAVLLANKESLVLAGHLIRQECAASGGLILPVDSEHNAVFQALQGHNFSEVDSIIITASGGPFRDKDPGFMHKVTPDQALAHPNWSMGAKISIDSATMMNKGLEIIEAHHLFGLPVEKIRVLVHPQSIVHSLVAYSDGSLLAHMGMPDMQIPIAHCLGYPDRLNVDLEALDLSTIENLSFFRPDSKVFPCLGLAVSALEKGPSHAVVLNAANEICVEKFLAGHIGFMDIPALNEKALNEHRGSAMTTLEEILNLDARTRKTVQDWIEA
- the fliD gene encoding flagellar filament capping protein FliD; translation: MPELTENLISGGIHFTGLGSGTDFNEMIDKLVQIENRRVARLELWKKDWENKNEGLRELNTAMVSLQTSLAGMNSIDKFFVKSTTSSNEGVLTASAGNNAEEGTHNIEVGQLAQNHIMFSSQGFSGKDATVNSPGENTFSYTYAGKEISVHIPDNTTLDNFVNIINTDPNNPGIKASLVNDGSQHFLQIRGMDLGADKAVTINDSTTITAFYDGGANFITSQTAQNAQLKVNGWPQGEDSWIERSTNSISDVIQGITFNLYNEGSAQISVANDPEAVKEQIYSFIDQVNEVLSLMNNLGKVSESGDGSVLTGNYGLQMVQGQIKSILSSIGIGFDRQAGGDPYPSFSTVGITTDVDRGSPTFGLLKIDEAELDKALASNPQAVAELFSADLAPSVSSSDFRIGSLVRGITQPGNYQVEYEVGADGNIIPGTAFIDGKKANIDGNYITSTEGGSRGLSIQVDNLTPGQYSGNVRLKSGKANELQDALKVLTDPSNGTLNIIEKNYNDIIKNIDKKIEFEQTRLERYERNLRMQFARLEELLGFYDGLQNSMNAQLNMLSQD
- the tsaB gene encoding tRNA (adenosine(37)-N6)-threonylcarbamoyltransferase complex dimerization subunit type 1 TsaB — protein: MSLQGPDSESAQPIYLVLNCAEETVQVVFGTVERVLWSQQALTPGRAMRHIAPMIKAGLDFISLPAGNLAGVSCVGGPGSFTGIRMAFAHAQGLSLATRIPMSTISYFEALIRGPGRIMTGKALILIHSRRRQVYLAGYSLPDLTLTHLPRNMSLEDLDQLADLESQKNIHVFGSGLRRNPDLFFPESWNILPEYWDLPRPEILLELCAESAWHLHPLCPEYLRPSDAEENLHKISSRS